Proteins encoded within one genomic window of Paraglaciecola psychrophila 170:
- a CDS encoding group II intron maturase-specific domain-containing protein, with amino-acid sequence MLTKPSKSGIKLFLESIRLAIKKGISTSMATLIGSLNRKIVGWANYPESCLIN; translated from the coding sequence TTGCTAACTAAGCCAAGTAAAAGCGGCATCAAATTATTTCTTGAGTCTATTAGGTTAGCGATCAAGAAGGGCATTTCGACATCAATGGCTACATTAATTGGCTCGCTTAATCGAAAGATAGTTGGCTGGGCCAATTATCCTGAATCCTGTTTAATAAATTGA